The Streptomyces sp. NBC_00306 sequence CGGCAGTCCGCCCGCGCCGACGACATCGGCGTCCTGCTCGCCGAGCGGATCGCCTTCCTGGACCGGCCCGCCTTCGCCACGTTCTTCCGCACCGACGGCGGCGGGCGGCAGTTTTCGCTCCGCGCCATCGAACACCCGCTGCGCGTCCGCGTCGACCTGCCCGAGCGGGGGCACGCCGAGGCCTCGCGGATCGTGGCGCGGCTGATCCTCGCGCAGTTCACCGAAGCAGCGCTGACCCGGTCGGACCGTTCGCTGTTCGCCGCGCTCGTCCTCGACGACGCGACCTACACCGTCACCGCGGACTCGGTGCGCGCCGTCCAGCGGCTGCGCTCCGCCAACGCCGGTGTCGTCTTCGCACTGCGGACCCTGGAGGACGTGCCCGAGCCGCTGCGCGGACCGCTGCTCGGTGCGGTCGGCTGCCGGATGGCGTTCGCCGGACTCGCGCCCTGGGACGGCGGACGGTTCGCCGAGGCCTGGGGCACCGAATGGGTCCAGACCCGCGATGTCACCAACCGGCAGATCATCTCCGACGAACCGCTGACCAAGGCGCTGCACATGATGCGCCGCCTGGTCACCGGCAAGGCGGCCACGGCCGAGGCGATCACGGTCCGGGAGGTCGAGCGGGCCCGCTGGTCCGCCTCGGACCTGGCGCACGCGGTCCCGGCCGGCCACGCCGTGCTCTCCCTCACCAGCGTCCGCGGCGAGCACGCGCCTCCGCTGCTGGTGGACTTGCGCACCTGAGACCGGAGTCCGCGCGGCTGAGGTACGGGCTCCCGCCGCGGAGCCCGTACTGCTACGCCCTGGCAGAATCGAAGTACGCCGTTCATACGGGACGGCGAAATTCATCGCTGCTCGAAGGGCCGAGAAGTCCCATGCCGCCCACGCTCGCCTCGCTCGTCCAGCACTCGGCGCTCAAACTCACCGTGCGCTCCGGGGAGGACCGGCTCGAGACGCCCGTGCGCTGGGCCCACGTCAGCGAGCTCGCCGACCCGGTGCCGTACATGGAGGGCGGCGAACTGCTGCTCGTCACGGCGATGACCCTGGACGCCGAGGACCCCGAGGCCATGCGCCGCTATGTGCGCAGGCTGGTGGGCGCCGGTGTCGTCGGGCTCGGCTTCGCGGTCGGCGTGTACTACGAGGACATCCCGGACGCGCTGCTCGACGCGGCGAAGGCGGAGGATTTCCCGCTCCTCGCCGTGCCGCGCCGCACACCCTTCCTCGCCATCAGCAAGGCGGTCTCCGCGGCGATCGCGGCCGACCAGTACCGCGCTGTGACCGCCGGCTTCGAGGTCCAGCGGGAACTGACCCGGGCAGCGCTGGCCGAGGGCCCCGGCGCGGTCGTCGCCAAACTGGCCGCCCACGTCGACGGCTGGGCCGCGCTGTACGACGCATCGGGCTCCGTCGTCGCGGCCTCGCCCGAGTGGGCCGCGCGGCGGGCGGCCCGCCTCACCGGGGACGTGGAACGGCTGCGGGAGCGGGCGGCGCCCGCGAGCGCGGTCGTCGGCGACACCGACGACGACCGCGTCGAACTCCAGTCGCTCGGCAGCGGACGGCGGGTGCGCGGTGCGCTGGCCGTCGGCACGGGCGCGCCACTGGGCACCGCGTCGCGGTACGCCGTCCACTCGGCCGTCGCCCTGCTCACCCTGTCCACGGAGCGCTCGCGAGCGTTCCAGGAGGCGGAGCAGCGGCTCGGCGCCGCGGTGCTGCGGATGCTGCTGTCCGGTCAGCCCGACCATGCGCGCGCGGTCGCCGGAGACCTCTACGGCGGGCTGCTCGACGCACCTTTCCGGCTGCTGATCGCCGAGCCGGCGGGGGAGCAGGCGCCGGGCGCGGAGCAGCCCCTCCAGGCTTTCGCCGACATGCTGGAATCGGCGGCGGCGCGTGCGGCCGAGCCGGTGCTCGCGGTGCCGGACACGGAGGACCGGCTGGTGGTGCTGGCCGCGGACGGCGGCGCCGTGGTCACCGCCTGCACGGCGGCGTACGGCGAACAGGAGTCCGACGACGCAGCGCTGGTCGTCGGACTCTCGGCCCCCACCGGACCGATAGCGGCGGCGGGCGCCTACAAGCAGTGCGAGCAGGCGCTCTCGGTCGCCCGGCGGCGCGGCCGGGCCCTCGTCGAGCACGAGGAACTGGCGGCGGGATCGATCCTCCCGCTGCTCGCGGACGACGCGGTACGGGCGTTCGCGGACGGCATGCTGCGGGCGCTCTACGAGCACGACGCGACCGGGCGGGGCGATCTGGTGGCCTCGCTGCGGGCGTGGCTCTCGCGGCACGGCCAGTGGGACGCGGCGGCGGCGGACCTCGGCGTGCACCGTCACACCTTGCGGTACCGGATGCGGCGGGTGGAGGAGATCCTCGGGCGGTCGCTGGACGACCCGGACGTCCGGATGGAGTTGTGGCTGGCGCTGAAGACGTCGGCCGGTTCCGCCTGAACCGTCGGCCGTTCCGGGTGCGCGGACGGCCCGACCCCTCGAACTCCGCGACGCCCGGACTCCCGAACTCGCGGAATTCGGCCACTCCTTGAAAGATTTTCCCTTTCGGTGCCCGAACTCGGGCAGAAATCTGGCACTCGGTCGCCGAAATGCCTAGTGTCCTGCCTCGTGGTCGCCGGCGTCGGGGGTTCCTGTGCGCCGTCCAGGGACGAGAAGGACCGATGACACGACGCGCTGCCTCATCCGGCACATCCGCATCCGGCACATCCGCTGCCTGCACCTCTGCCGAAACTCTCGCCGGCGCCGGAACCGGGGTCGACGGGGTTTCCGCCCCCGACCGCCGGATCTCCGGAGCCGTCTGGGCGGCGCTCGCCATCGTCTACGTCGTCTGGGGCTCCACGTACCTCGGCATCCGCATCGTGGTCGAGACGATGCCGCCCTTCCTGTCCGCCGGCGCGCGCTTCGTCGTCGCGGGACTCGTCCTCGGAGCGCTCGTGGCCTGGCGGCAGGGCCCGTCCGCGCTCAAGGTCACCCGCAGGCAGCTGGCGTCCGCCGCGATGGTCGGCCTGCTGCTCCTGCTCGGCGGCAACGGCCTCGTCGTTCTCGCCGAGACAACGGTGCCCTCGGGCCTCGCCGCGCTGCTGATCGCCGTCGTACCGGCCTGGGTCGTCGTCCTGCGCAGGGCGTCCGGCGAACGGCCCGGCCTCGGGGCGTACTGCGGCGTCCTCCTCGGACTGGCGGGCCTCGCGGTTCTGACGCTGCCCGGCCTCAGCGGTGATGTACAGCTGTGGGGCGTCCTCACGGTGATCGTCGGGACCCTGATGTGGTCGGTCGGCTCGTTCTCCTCGTCGCGCATCCCGATGCCGGCGAACCCCTTCGCCGCGAGTGCGTACGAGATGGTGGCGGGCGGCATCGGCTGCGCGCTGGTGGGCCTCGGCCGCGGGGAGCAGCACGGCTTCGTCCTCGGCGAGGTCTCGGCCCGCTCCTGGACGGCGCTCGCGTATCTGGTGGTGTTCGGCTCGATCGTGGCGTTCACGGCATACGCGTGGCTGCTGCACTCGGCCCCGCTGTCGCTGGTGGCGACGTACGCGTACGTCAATCCGGTGGTGGCGGTGCTGCTCGGTGCGCTGATCCTGAACGAGGAGCTGTCGTGGCCGATCGCGCTGGGAGGAGCGGTGGTGGTGGCGGGGGTGTGCCTGATCGTCTCGACGGAACGTCGGCGGTGAGGCGGGGGTGGTGGCAGGGAACGGCGGGTTCTGCCGCCGCACGATCCGCACGATCCCCGGGGCCCGTTCGCCGCGTCGTCCAAGGGGGCTGCCACCCGCACGACAAAGCGGCGGGGGCGGGCCCGACAACACTCCATCGCGGACAAACGCCAGGACGGCCTCCCGCCCCTACCGTGGGGCGCAGACATCCCCATCTATCTCGGAAGGGCCGGGACATGACTTCCACCCACGCCTTCTGGCTCGCCGGCCGTCAGGCCACCGGTGAGGCCACCTTCGACGTCACCTCCCCCTGGGACGGACGGCTCGTCGGTCAGGTCTCCGTCCCGACCGAGGCCCAGGTCGAGGAGGCGGTCGCCGCCGCGTACGCCGTGCGCGACGAGTTCGCCGCCACCCCCGCCCACGTACGCGCCGCCGCCCTCGACCACGTGTCGCGCCGGCTCGTCGAGCGCACCGAGGAGATCGCGCAGCTCATCTCCGCCGAGAACGGCAAGCCCGTCAAGTGGGCCCGCGGCGAGGTCGGCCGTGCCGTGTCCGTCTTCCGGTTCGCCGCCGAGGAGGCTCGCCGCTTCAACGGTGGCGAGGCCCAGCGCCTGGACACCGACGCCGGCGGCCAGGGCCGTCTCGCGCTCACCCGCCGCTTCCCCAAGGGTGTCGTCCTCGGGATCGCGCCGTTCAACTTCCCGCTGAACCTCTGCGCGCACAAGATCGCCCCGGCGATCGCCGTCGGCGCGCCGATCATCCTCAAGCCCGCGCCCGCCACCCCGCTCTCCGGCCTGATCATCGGCGAGCTGCTCGCCGAGACCGAGCTGCCCGCGGGCTCCTGGTCCGTGCTGCCGGTGCCGAACGACAAGATGCCCGCCCTCGTCCAGGACGAGCGGCTGCCGGTCATCTCCTTCACCGGTTCCGACAAGGTCGGCTTCGCGATCATGGACTCCGTGCCGCGCAAGCACTGCACCCTGGAGCTCGGCGGCAACGGCGCGGCCGTGGTCCTCGGCGACTTCGCCTCCGAGAAGGACCTGGACTGGGCGGCGACCCGTATCGCCACCTTCTCCAACTACCAGGGCGGCCAGTCCTGCATCTCCGTGCAGCGCGTCATTGCCGACGCCTCCGTCCACGACCGCCTGGTCCCCAAGATCGTCGCGGCGGTCGAGGCCCAGGTCACCGGTGACCCGTCCGACGACGCCACCGATGTCGGCCCCCTCGTCAGCGAGGACGCCGCGAAGCGCGTCGAGGCGTGGGTCGACGAGGCCGTGCAGGCGGGCGCCACGCTCCTGGCCGGCGGCAAGCGTGACGGTGCGTCGTACGCGCCGACCGTCCTCGCCGACGTCCCCGCCGACTCCACCATCGCCTGCGAGGAGGTCTTCGGGCCCGTCCTCACCATCCGCAAGGTGGACGGCGAGGCCGAGGCCTTCGCCGCGGTCAACGACTCCAAGTACGGCCTTCAGGCAGGCGTGTTCACCCACGACGTACAGACCGCCTTCCGTGCCCACCGCGCGCTGGAGGTCGGCGGCGTGATCATCGGCGATGTGCCGTCCTACCGCGCGGACCAGATGCCGTACGGCGGAGCCAAGCAGTCCGGTGTCGGCCGCGAGGGCGTGGCCTTCGCGATGGACGACTACACGTACGAGCGGGTTCTGGTCCTCACTGGACTGGCCCTGTAGCGCCCGTACGTCACCGACCACGGCCGGAGCCCACTGTGCGGGGGCTCCGGCCGTTCCCGTACCCCGTCGGAGGGGGCTTTCGGTGCGGCACGCGGACTGGTGGAGCGCGCGGTAATCGGGTACTACGAACGAGTAGCACCGGCCGGTAAAGGCGCTTCCGTGCCCCGGCCCATGCCCCCGGCCCCGACTCGCGGCGAGGTGAGCCTCATGACCGCACCACTCGAGAAAAACCGTCCCAAGGTCAGCGAGCGTGAAGCACGACAGGTCGCCGAAGCCGCGCGCGAGAAGGACTGGCGCAAGCCGAGCTTCGCCAAGGAACTGTTCCTCGGCCGCTTCCGGCTCGACCTGATCCATCCGCATCCCATGCCCGCCGGCGAGGACGCCCGCCGCGGCGAGGAATTCCTCGCGAAACTGCGCGACTTCTGCGAGACCCGGATCGACGGCGCGCTCATCGAGCGCGAGGCGCGGATCCCCGACGAGGTGATCGACGGGCTCAAGGAGCTCGGCGCCCTCGGTATGAAGATCGACATCAAGTACGGCGGCCTCGGCCTCACCCAGGTGTACTACAACAAGGCCCTGGCGCTCGTCGGCTCCGCCAACCCCGCGATCGGCGCGCTCCTGTCGGCGCACCAGTCGATCGGCGTACCGCAGCCCCTGAAGATCTTCGGCACGCAGGAGCAGAAGGACGCGTTCCTGCCGCGCCTTGCCCGTACCGATATCTCCGCCTTCCTGCTGACCGAGCCGGACGTCGGCTCGGACCCCGCCCGTCTCGCCACCACCGCCGTCCCCGACGGCGACGACTACATCCTCGACGGCGTCAAGCTCTGGACCACCAACGGCGTCGTCGCCGACCTCCTCGTCGTGATGGCCCGTGTGCCCAAGTCCGAGGGGCACAAGGGCGGCATCACCGCCTTCGTCGTCGAAGCCGCGAGCGAGGGCATCACCGTCGAGAACCGGAACGCCTTCATGGGCCTGCGCGGCCTGGAGAACGGCGTCACCCGCTTCCACAAGGTCCGCGTCCCGGCCGCCAACCGCATCGGCGCCGAAGGTGCCGGACTCAAGATCGCCCTCACCACGCTCAACACGGGCCGGCTCTCGCTGCCCGCGATGTGTGTCGGAGCGGGCAAGTGGTGCCTGAAGATCGCCCGTGAATGGTCGGCGGTGCGCGAGCAGTGGGGCAGGCCGGTCGCCAAGCACGAGGCCGTCGGCGCGAAGATCTCCTTCATCGCGGCGACCACCTTCGCGCTGGAGGCGGTGCTCGACCTCTCGTCCCAGATGGCCGACGAGGACCGCAACGACATCCGTATCGAGGCGGCGCTCGCCAAGCTCTACGGCTCCGAGATGGCCTGGCTGATGGCGGACGAGCTGGTGCAGATCCGCGGCGGCCGCGGCTTCGAGACCGCCGACTCGCTGGCGGCGCGCGGCGAACGGGCCGTCCCCGCCGAGCAGATGCTGCGCGACCTGCGCATCAACCGCATCTTCGAGGGCTCCACCGAGATCATGCATCTGCTGATCGCCCGCGAGGCCGTCGACGCGCATCTCGCCGTGGCCGGGGACATCATCGACCCCGACAAGACGCTCGGCGACAAGGCGAGGGCCGGCGCCAACGCGGCGGCCTTCTACGCCCGCTGGCTGCCGAAGCTGGTCACCGGTCCGGGTCAACTACCGCGCACGTACAACGAATTCCACCCGCCCGGGCACCCGGATCTGTCCGGACACCTGCGCTACGTCGAGCGTTCGGCCCGCAAGCTCGCCCGCTCGACGTTCTACGCGATGTCCCGCTGGCAGGGCCGCATGGAGACGAAGCAGGGCTTCCTCGGCCGGATCGTCGACATCGGAGCCGAACTGTTCGCGATGAGCGCGGCCTGCGTACGTGCCGAACTGCTGCGCACCACCGAGGCGCACGGCCGTGAGGCGTACCAGCTGGCCGACGTGTTCTGCCGGCAGTCCCGCATCCGGGTCGAGGAACTCTTCACCCGTCTGTGGTCGAACACCGACGACCTCGACAACAAGGTCGTGGGCGGTGTGCTGTCCGGCACGTACACCTGGCTGGAGGAGGGCATCGTCGACCCGAGCGGCGAAGGCCCCTGGATCGCGGACGCGACCCCGGGCCCGGCGCAGCGGGAGAATGTCCACCGCCCCATCCGCTGACCCGTGCGCGCCCGGTGCCCCGGCCGTCGTCGATCTCCGGATCAGCGGCGGCCGGGGCACCGACGCGCCGACCGGCATCCGGTGCCCGGCCGTGCACGCGGCCCCCGTTCACCCGGCCCGGGCGCCGGTTCGCGGGACGCACTGTCCGACCGCACAGCGGATGCGGCCACAATGGGGGGATGAGCGACAGCCCATCCCCTCTCGCCGACCCCCATATCGCCTTCGATCCGTCCGAAGGCCGCCGGGACATCGTCGTCCTCGGCTCCACCGGGTCCATCGGCACGCAGGCCATCGACCTGGTCCTGCGCAACCCCGACCGCTTCCGCGTCACCGCGCTCTCCGCCGCCGGCGGACGGGTCGGGCTCCTGGCCGAGCAGGCCCGGCAGCTGCGGGTCGACACGGTGGCCGTGGCACGCGAGGACGCCGTGCCCGCGCTGCGCGAGGCGCTCGCGGGGCAGTACGGCACCGAGCCCCTGCCGGAGATCCTCGCCGGGCCGGACGCCGCCACCCAGCTCGCCGCCTCCGCCTGCCACACCGTGCTCAACGGCATCACCGGCTCCATCGGCCTCGCCCCGACCCTTGCCGCGCTCGAGGCGGGCCGCACTCTCGCCCTCGCCAACAAGGAGTCGCTCATCGTCGGCGGGCCGTTGGTGAAGGCGCTCGCCGCGCCCGGCCAGATCATCCCGGTCGACTCCGAGCACGCGGCACTCTTCCAGGCGCTGGCCGCGGGCACCCGGGCCGATGTGCGCAAGCTCGTCGTCACCGCGTCGGGCGGCCCCTTCCGCGGCCGGACCCGCGCGGAACTGGCGAACGTCACCCCCGACGACGCCCTCGCGCACCCCACCTGGGCGATGGGCCCGGTGATCACCATCAACAGCGCGACGCTGGTCAACAAGGGACTGGAGGTCATCGAGGCGCACCTCCTCTACGACATCCCGTTCGACCGCATCGAGGTCGTCGTCCACCCTCAGTCCTATGTCCACTCGATGGTGGAGTTCACGGACGGATCGACCATCGCCCAGGCCACCCCGCCCGACATGCGCGGACCGATCGCCGTCGGCATCGGCTGGCCCGAGCGGGTCCCGGGCGCCGCCCCGGCTTTCGACTGGACCACGGCGTCGACCTGGGAGTTCTTCCCGCTGGACACCGAGGCGTTCCCGTCCGTCGGACTCGCCCGGCACGTGGGGCAGCTGGGCGGCACGGCGCCGGCGGTGTTCAATGCCGCGAACGAGGAGTGCGTCGACGCGTTTCTCGCAGGGCGGCTGCCGTTCAACGGAATCCTGGATACGGTCACCGAAGTCGTCACCGAACACGGAGTGCCCGCCGAGGGAACCCGGCTGACGGTGTCGGACGTCCTGGAAGCGGAGACCTGGGCCCGGGCGAGGGCCCGGGAACTGGCAGTGAAGGCTACGGCGGAGGCTCGCGCATGACGATTCTGTTGACGGTCCTCGGCATAGCTCTCTTCGCAGTGGGGCTGCTGATCTCCATCGCCTGGCACGAGCTCGGCCACCTTTCCACGGCCAAGCTCTTCGGCATCCGCGTCCCCCAGTACATGGTCGGCTTCGGCCCGACCATCTGGTCGCGGCACAAGGGCGAGACGGAGTACGGCATCAAGGCCATCCCCATGGGCGGCTACATCCGCATGATCGGGATGTTCCCGCCCGGCGAGGACGGCCGGCTGGAGGCGCGGTCGACGTCGCCCTGGCGCGGAATGATCGAGGACGCCCGCTCGGCGGCCTTCGAGGAACTGAAGCCCGGGGACGAGAAGCGGCTCTTCTACACGCGCAAGCCCTGGAAGCGCGTGATCGTGATGTTCGCCGGGCCGTTCATGAACCTGATCCTCGCCGTCGCGATCTTCCTCGGGGTGGCGATGACCTTCGGCTTCGCGACCCAGACCACCGAGGTCGCCGGGGTCCAGAAGTGCGTCATCTCCCAGAGCGAGAACCGTGACACCTGCGCCAAGGGCGACCCGGTCTCGCCCGCCGAGGCCGCCGGGCTGAAGACGGGCGACAAGATCGTCGCCTTCAACGGCAAGCCGGTCGACGACTGGGCCACCCTGTCGAACCGCATCCGCGAGACCATCGGCCCGGCCACCATCACCGTCGAGCGCGGCGGACAGGAGCAGGTCCTCGAGGCCACGCTCGCCAAGAACTCGGTGGCCAAGAAGAACGCCGACGGCGAGGTCGTCCCCGGGCAGTACGTCCCCGCGGGCTACCTCGGCTTCGCCGCCAAGACCGAGATCCTGCCGCTGTCCTTCCCCGATTCGGTCGACCGCATGGGCGACATGATCGAGAACGGTGTCGAGTCCATGGTGGCGCTGCCCGCCAAGGTCCCGGACCTGTGGAACGCCGCCTTCAGCGACGGCGACCGCAAGGACGACTCCCCGGTGGGCGTGGTCGGTGCGGCCCGTATCAGCGGTGAGGTGATGAACCTCGACGCACCGGCACAGAACCTGATCGCGATGTTCATGATGCTGCTCGCCGGCTTCAACCTGTCGCTGTTCCTGTTCAACATGCTGCCGCTGCTGCCGCTGGACGGCGGTCATATCGCGGGCGCCCTGTGGGAGTCCGTACGCCGCAATCTCGCCAAGCTGTTCCGGCGCCCCGATCCCGGCCCCTTCGACGTGGCCAAGCTGATGCCGG is a genomic window containing:
- a CDS encoding PucR family transcriptional regulator produces the protein MPPTLASLVQHSALKLTVRSGEDRLETPVRWAHVSELADPVPYMEGGELLLVTAMTLDAEDPEAMRRYVRRLVGAGVVGLGFAVGVYYEDIPDALLDAAKAEDFPLLAVPRRTPFLAISKAVSAAIAADQYRAVTAGFEVQRELTRAALAEGPGAVVAKLAAHVDGWAALYDASGSVVAASPEWAARRAARLTGDVERLRERAAPASAVVGDTDDDRVELQSLGSGRRVRGALAVGTGAPLGTASRYAVHSAVALLTLSTERSRAFQEAEQRLGAAVLRMLLSGQPDHARAVAGDLYGGLLDAPFRLLIAEPAGEQAPGAEQPLQAFADMLESAAARAAEPVLAVPDTEDRLVVLAADGGAVVTACTAAYGEQESDDAALVVGLSAPTGPIAAAGAYKQCEQALSVARRRGRALVEHEELAAGSILPLLADDAVRAFADGMLRALYEHDATGRGDLVASLRAWLSRHGQWDAAAADLGVHRHTLRYRMRRVEEILGRSLDDPDVRMELWLALKTSAGSA
- a CDS encoding EamA family transporter, with amino-acid sequence MTRRAASSGTSASGTSAACTSAETLAGAGTGVDGVSAPDRRISGAVWAALAIVYVVWGSTYLGIRIVVETMPPFLSAGARFVVAGLVLGALVAWRQGPSALKVTRRQLASAAMVGLLLLLGGNGLVVLAETTVPSGLAALLIAVVPAWVVVLRRASGERPGLGAYCGVLLGLAGLAVLTLPGLSGDVQLWGVLTVIVGTLMWSVGSFSSSRIPMPANPFAASAYEMVAGGIGCALVGLGRGEQHGFVLGEVSARSWTALAYLVVFGSIVAFTAYAWLLHSAPLSLVATYAYVNPVVAVLLGALILNEELSWPIALGGAVVVAGVCLIVSTERRR
- a CDS encoding aldehyde dehydrogenase family protein; its protein translation is MTSTHAFWLAGRQATGEATFDVTSPWDGRLVGQVSVPTEAQVEEAVAAAYAVRDEFAATPAHVRAAALDHVSRRLVERTEEIAQLISAENGKPVKWARGEVGRAVSVFRFAAEEARRFNGGEAQRLDTDAGGQGRLALTRRFPKGVVLGIAPFNFPLNLCAHKIAPAIAVGAPIILKPAPATPLSGLIIGELLAETELPAGSWSVLPVPNDKMPALVQDERLPVISFTGSDKVGFAIMDSVPRKHCTLELGGNGAAVVLGDFASEKDLDWAATRIATFSNYQGGQSCISVQRVIADASVHDRLVPKIVAAVEAQVTGDPSDDATDVGPLVSEDAAKRVEAWVDEAVQAGATLLAGGKRDGASYAPTVLADVPADSTIACEEVFGPVLTIRKVDGEAEAFAAVNDSKYGLQAGVFTHDVQTAFRAHRALEVGGVIIGDVPSYRADQMPYGGAKQSGVGREGVAFAMDDYTYERVLVLTGLAL
- a CDS encoding acyl-CoA dehydrogenase family protein, with protein sequence MTAPLEKNRPKVSEREARQVAEAAREKDWRKPSFAKELFLGRFRLDLIHPHPMPAGEDARRGEEFLAKLRDFCETRIDGALIEREARIPDEVIDGLKELGALGMKIDIKYGGLGLTQVYYNKALALVGSANPAIGALLSAHQSIGVPQPLKIFGTQEQKDAFLPRLARTDISAFLLTEPDVGSDPARLATTAVPDGDDYILDGVKLWTTNGVVADLLVVMARVPKSEGHKGGITAFVVEAASEGITVENRNAFMGLRGLENGVTRFHKVRVPAANRIGAEGAGLKIALTTLNTGRLSLPAMCVGAGKWCLKIAREWSAVREQWGRPVAKHEAVGAKISFIAATTFALEAVLDLSSQMADEDRNDIRIEAALAKLYGSEMAWLMADELVQIRGGRGFETADSLAARGERAVPAEQMLRDLRINRIFEGSTEIMHLLIAREAVDAHLAVAGDIIDPDKTLGDKARAGANAAAFYARWLPKLVTGPGQLPRTYNEFHPPGHPDLSGHLRYVERSARKLARSTFYAMSRWQGRMETKQGFLGRIVDIGAELFAMSAACVRAELLRTTEAHGREAYQLADVFCRQSRIRVEELFTRLWSNTDDLDNKVVGGVLSGTYTWLEEGIVDPSGEGPWIADATPGPAQRENVHRPIR
- the dxr gene encoding 1-deoxy-D-xylulose-5-phosphate reductoisomerase, which encodes MSDSPSPLADPHIAFDPSEGRRDIVVLGSTGSIGTQAIDLVLRNPDRFRVTALSAAGGRVGLLAEQARQLRVDTVAVAREDAVPALREALAGQYGTEPLPEILAGPDAATQLAASACHTVLNGITGSIGLAPTLAALEAGRTLALANKESLIVGGPLVKALAAPGQIIPVDSEHAALFQALAAGTRADVRKLVVTASGGPFRGRTRAELANVTPDDALAHPTWAMGPVITINSATLVNKGLEVIEAHLLYDIPFDRIEVVVHPQSYVHSMVEFTDGSTIAQATPPDMRGPIAVGIGWPERVPGAAPAFDWTTASTWEFFPLDTEAFPSVGLARHVGQLGGTAPAVFNAANEECVDAFLAGRLPFNGILDTVTEVVTEHGVPAEGTRLTVSDVLEAETWARARARELAVKATAEARA
- a CDS encoding M50 family metallopeptidase, whose translation is MTILLTVLGIALFAVGLLISIAWHELGHLSTAKLFGIRVPQYMVGFGPTIWSRHKGETEYGIKAIPMGGYIRMIGMFPPGEDGRLEARSTSPWRGMIEDARSAAFEELKPGDEKRLFYTRKPWKRVIVMFAGPFMNLILAVAIFLGVAMTFGFATQTTEVAGVQKCVISQSENRDTCAKGDPVSPAEAAGLKTGDKIVAFNGKPVDDWATLSNRIRETIGPATITVERGGQEQVLEATLAKNSVAKKNADGEVVPGQYVPAGYLGFAAKTEILPLSFPDSVDRMGDMIENGVESMVALPAKVPDLWNAAFSDGDRKDDSPVGVVGAARISGEVMNLDAPAQNLIAMFMMLLAGFNLSLFLFNMLPLLPLDGGHIAGALWESVRRNLAKLFRRPDPGPFDVAKLMPVAYVVAGIFICFTLLVLVADIVNPVKIS